CGAAAGCGCTACCCGTCGCTGGGCGCTGGAGCTAGACATTAAGAAAAGCGGATGCGCCTTGATAAAACATTTACTTAAGGAGCAACACCTAATAACGTCTAATGTGAAACTAATACACCCTTTACTTTTTTTTCACTCATTCAAAGTAACAACTTGTTTTTCACTATTTTCTCCATCTCACTTACTGAACGTTCTATTGTTGCTTGTTTCAAATAGACGGGGCCGTTATACTCAATGGTGTAATCAACAATTTGTTCATTTTGCAGTAGACACTCTACCCTTGCTACTCCTTCCATAAAACGAACCTCAAATTGTGCAACTAGCTGATCATCTAAAACATAAAAAGTAGGATCATCAACAACCAAAGAGTTTCATCCCTTTCATTATTATTTGACTCGGCGAACTTGAACAAAACAAACTATAAACACGCAAGAATTAGTCAATAATGAGATACTTCTTCTTTTAATACCAATTTCCTTCTTTATTCTCCTTTTTTACGTGCTATTTACAATAAGTAAATCGTTATACAAAATTCAACAATAAGATTCTGACAAATGCCCATAGTCAATGTGAATATAGAATCAATATTGACGATGATCCATATACATTACTTGAGGTGAATGAAATGAAATATTATTATCCTGTTTATCCCCCTTTCATCCCATACTACTACCGCCCGTTTCCAGCTATTAGTCCAAACACGTTTATTGAATCTGCTAAAACCATTCCGCCATACTTGAAAGACTTGACTAGTCTTGCTGAAAAGATTTCTTCTGATAGGCAATATTCCGAACAATTAATGAATGCAGCTCAAGAATCTGACCAGCAAAAAGTAGATTCACTCATTCAAGGACTAAACTTAGAACATTCTATAAAGACCACATATACGCCTGATGGAGTGCGCTTTGAAATATCAAGTACACGCTGTCGGGTATCAATGTCTTTAAGATGGAGATAACCATTCCATCACCATTTATTCATTGATGTTATCTCCATTGTCCATTCAAACGCTTTTTGGTAAATATAAATTACCTCTTGTTCACAAATATGGAAATATTGAAGGTTCCATTCAAATTTCTCAATTTATAAGGAGCATTTTAAAACCTTACTAATAGTACGTGTTCAAAAAGTAGGGGAAAAAGGGCCGAGAAGAACGAGGCGAATGCTTAAAGGAACGCAGGCTAAGTTCAGTCACGTCCTGTGTCAACGTCTGCGCTAGCCCGTCCTGGGCATCGAAGCACCACAGTGTACGTTCTCTGTACATGAGGAGTGGAATAGCGAGACAACAAAGTTATTCGACTGCAATTTTTCATGACTTTTTGAACAACCTCTAATATCATTATCTTTTCTAACAAAGCTCCCTCTATTGTATAGTCTAAGGGTAAAGATCGGACTATTTTGATGTAGAAGTGTATCCATTAGAGATAACATCCCTGTTAGAAAATAGGTAGACGAATTTTTTCTTCCCATTTTCATTGAAAGTAATTCACATATTTTTGCCCACGTTAATGAGCTTAATCACTTCATTATGAGCACTATTTTTATTGTCAGATAATATTTAATTGATAAAATAAAAAACCATTTTTTCATTTTTTTTATTCCTAGTAATACAATCGCTTGTTGGATTGATTGAATTTGACACCTTCTTTTTAACCCTGGAGAATGAATTAATTTTAATAACTTTTAGCTAAGTGCGAGATCTTGTTCGATAATTTTCGTTAATTTCGTTACATCCGGCTCGTTCTTGTCAAAAGCTCTTGTAGCACTTGATAATAAGAATGAAGAGACGTAGTAGGTACATCGTAACCTGATAAGATCTTAGGCTTACAAAGAAGTACCCCTAAAAAAATCAAATCCCGATTGATAAGCTTCTAAATATTCTTCTCTTGTCTCTACCTTTTCTGCTAAAAATAATATCTCAAAATCTTTAAATTGCTTAATGATTTCTTTTCTAACAACTTTTGATGTCTGTTTAAAATCAATTTTTAAAATATCGATAAACGGTAAAATCTCCTTAACATTAGGACTATTAACAGCTGTGAACTACATACCACCTACGCTAGCGCTTAGAGGTGGATGCTTCCTAGGTACAGAAACCTAATGGTCTCTAATGGACTAGGCGATCCCTCGTGAACCAAGAGTTCTTGTTTCCTTTATGTAAGCTTTCGAATACCTTCGTTTTTGATATTGATTGACGCATTCCAATCACGATCGGACGAGAATCCACAATGACAATGGAACACTCGGTCAGAAAGCGTCAATTCTTCCTTGATTTGACCACAATTTGAGCATGTCATTTAGAAGTGGGCGACTTCTCGGCAATTACGTTAAAATTATCTAATGCAATCACTTCTTCTTCTCTATTAAATATAGGTTCTCTACCAACATAAACTTGCAATCCGTTCACGTCTATATTAAATTAAGTCATTTAAACCTATGTTTATTTTAATGATAGGTTTTATAGAGTGTTGACGATAATTGTCGAATTGTACTAAACCCCATATTAAATTGATTTGAATTCTTCTCATAATTTTAAATTGTCACTAATAGACGAACACCCACACTCATTGAATACGACTGCATATAGTATTTTAACGAAAACGTGAAGGAGTGTGTAAATATTGCCAGCCATTTCAGGACAACAATACATTCAACGAATAGATAATATGAATTCGAATGTTTGGTATTGTGGAGAACAAATAACAGGGCGGTTATCAAAACACAAAGCTTATAAAGGGGCTATGGGCTCTAAAGCTAGACTTTATGACCTACAAATGACAAAACACTTACGAGAAAAAATGCTGTATTCCTCTCCTTTATCAGGAGACTTTGTTGGGTTATCTTTTTTACAACCAAAGACAAAAGACGATTTAATTCGAAAAAGGGAAATGTATATAGAATGGGCTAAAACAACTCATGGTCTAATGGGGAGAACTCCTGACTATTTAAATACAGGATTAATGGCTCTTGCTTCTGCATCTGTTATCTTGAAGGATCAAGATAACCAGTTTGAAAAGAATCTTTATAATTTATATGAAACAGCAAGAGAACAAGACTTATCATTTACCCATAGCTTTATCAACCCACAAACCAATCGTTCTTCTTTTTATTTTGAAGATCAAGATGAACCAATTGCTTTAAGGATTGTAAAAAAAACCTTTGAAGGAATTATTGTATCTGGGGCAAGATTACTGGCTACAGAAGGTGGAATGACCGATGAAGTATTAATTTTCCCAACAGGTGGTACTTTAGTGGATGAACAATATTCTTTCGCTTTCAGCATCCCAAGTAACACAGCTGGGTTACACTTTTTATGTAGAAATACTTTTGTTCAAAATGACTCTACCTTTGATCACCCTCTTTCATCGCAGTTTGAAGAGATGGACACTTTATTAGTTTTTGATTCTGTTTTAGTTCCTTGGGATCGAGTGTTCTTTTACCATCGAAAGGATATAGCTGAAAGGTTGTTTAGTAAGAGTGGATTCACTCCACATATATTGCATCAAGTCGTTAGTCGTCAAGTCGTTAAAACAGAGTTTTTATTAGGTATTGCTCAGTTACTAGTAGAGACACTTAGTGTCTCTGAATATCAACATATTCACGAAAAAATAACAGAACTTATTATTGGATTGGAAACCCATCAAGCTCTCCTATATAAATCTGAAAAAAATTGTAAATTGGATTCTTTTGGTCTTATGACACCAGAAACAGAACCTCTTTATATTGCAGTAAAGTTGTTTACAAAATGGTATCCAATATACACAGAGGTTCTTCAATTAATTGGAGCAGGAGGATTGATGATCCTCCCAACAGAAAATGACTTTAAAACTAAATTTACAGAAGAAGCTTATTCAAAATATATATTAACAGACAAAGTGAATGCTAAGGGTCGAACGAAATTATTTCGCCTTGCTTGGGATTTAACGATGAGTTCCTTTGGAACTAGGCAAACATTGTATGAACGCTTCTTCTTTGGTGATCCAACAAGGTTAGCTACAAATTTATATAAGAGCTATCCACGGGATGAATATAGAGAGAGAGTTTTATCCTTCCTTAATATTGGACCATTAGACAATTAAGAATTTGTCACCATTT
This portion of the Bacillus carboniphilus genome encodes:
- a CDS encoding zinc ribbon domain-containing protein, giving the protein MTCSNCGQIKEELTLSDRVFHCHCGFSSDRDWNASINIKNEGIRKLT
- the hpaB gene encoding 4-hydroxyphenylacetate 3-monooxygenase, oxygenase component, translated to MPAISGQQYIQRIDNMNSNVWYCGEQITGRLSKHKAYKGAMGSKARLYDLQMTKHLREKMLYSSPLSGDFVGLSFLQPKTKDDLIRKREMYIEWAKTTHGLMGRTPDYLNTGLMALASASVILKDQDNQFEKNLYNLYETAREQDLSFTHSFINPQTNRSSFYFEDQDEPIALRIVKKTFEGIIVSGARLLATEGGMTDEVLIFPTGGTLVDEQYSFAFSIPSNTAGLHFLCRNTFVQNDSTFDHPLSSQFEEMDTLLVFDSVLVPWDRVFFYHRKDIAERLFSKSGFTPHILHQVVSRQVVKTEFLLGIAQLLVETLSVSEYQHIHEKITELIIGLETHQALLYKSEKNCKLDSFGLMTPETEPLYIAVKLFTKWYPIYTEVLQLIGAGGLMILPTENDFKTKFTEEAYSKYILTDKVNAKGRTKLFRLAWDLTMSSFGTRQTLYERFFFGDPTRLATNLYKSYPRDEYRERVLSFLNIGPLDN